From Clostridiales bacterium, the proteins below share one genomic window:
- a CDS encoding HAMP domain-containing histidine kinase, producing the protein MKRQLFLIGVLLVFLAEVISLIVFAVQAPDFSQDAVEVNEVLQTVTQGFGNLDEHENSTALDYVVLDENGNVLFRTKSGLSESQNAAITHRDTVLDIDVDGAEVGKVIIYNDGAQTLQAQKRTAIVVLSIAITLSGAMCIGYAVYLHYTVVRPFRKLKGFAERVAGGNLDIPLEMDRGNLFGAFTESFDIMRAELKKARIVEAQANAGKKELVAKLSHDIKTPVASIKAVSEVGLAVAVGDKDKANYTHIIGKTDQINTLVTNLFTATLEELQQLTVTPTNIDSKQIKTLLENADYMHRATVPNIPECLVYADSLRLQQVFDNIFANSYKYAKTEISVTAHKTGDCIGIIIEDFGGGVLDDELPTLKEKFKRGSNAKNTEGAGLGLYISDYFMKEMGGELIIENGEHGLKVTVILRLCGKN; encoded by the coding sequence ATGAAAAGGCAATTGTTTTTGATCGGCGTTCTTCTCGTGTTTTTAGCCGAGGTGATCTCGCTTATAGTGTTTGCCGTGCAAGCGCCCGACTTTTCGCAGGACGCGGTCGAGGTCAACGAGGTCTTACAGACGGTAACGCAGGGCTTCGGCAATTTGGATGAACATGAAAATTCCACTGCGCTCGATTACGTTGTTTTGGACGAAAACGGCAACGTTCTTTTCAGGACGAAGTCGGGGCTGTCCGAAAGTCAGAACGCGGCGATTACGCATAGAGATACCGTACTCGATATTGACGTCGACGGCGCGGAAGTGGGCAAGGTGATTATTTATAACGACGGCGCGCAAACGCTCCAAGCACAAAAGCGCACGGCGATAGTTGTTTTGTCGATTGCAATTACGTTAAGCGGCGCGATGTGTATCGGGTACGCCGTTTATTTGCACTATACCGTCGTTCGCCCGTTTCGCAAGCTCAAAGGTTTTGCCGAGCGCGTCGCCGGCGGCAATCTCGATATACCGCTTGAAATGGACAGGGGGAATTTGTTCGGTGCGTTCACGGAAAGCTTCGATATTATGCGGGCGGAGCTCAAAAAAGCGCGCATTGTCGAAGCGCAGGCGAACGCCGGCAAGAAAGAGCTTGTGGCAAAATTATCCCATGACATCAAGACGCCCGTCGCAAGCATAAAGGCGGTTTCCGAGGTCGGGCTTGCCGTTGCTGTCGGCGATAAGGACAAGGCGAATTACACGCATATCATAGGAAAAACAGACCAGATAAATACGCTCGTTACAAATCTGTTTACGGCGACGCTCGAAGAATTGCAACAGCTTACCGTTACCCCTACAAATATAGACAGTAAACAAATAAAGACGCTACTTGAAAATGCGGACTATATGCACCGCGCAACCGTTCCCAATATTCCCGAATGTTTGGTGTATGCCGATAGCTTGCGGTTACAGCAAGTATTCGATAATATCTTTGCCAACTCTTACAAGTACGCAAAAACGGAGATATCGGTAACCGCCCATAAAACCGGCGACTGTATCGGCATAATTATAGAGGATTTCGGCGGCGGCGTGCTCGATGACGAGTTGCCCACGCTCAAAGAAAAATTTAAGCGCGGAAGCAATGCTAAAAATACCGAAGGCGCGGGCTTGGGGCTTTATATCTCCGACTATTTCATGAAAGAGATGGGCGGCGAGCTTATCATCGAAAACGGCGAACACGGCTTGAAGGTAACAGTTATTTTGCGGTTGTGCGGGAAGAATTAA
- a CDS encoding ABC transporter permease: protein MRKSFLIARSNMRRAKGQTAAIVVLILLAAMLLNLWLMLSMDYRANFDRYHDKLNAQHVTVTVGDSDGAVREFLSATLDNDDRVTEYGLESCMHMTATFSYNGGEMNSWFVFLDKDRALTRSVGRAEIVEDGNYSSGAYFPMIYKSNDIAVGKTVEIFIGSHAVEYNVCGFFNSVMEGSHNCGLTELILTQDKYAELESLGYAPKSVLCAVRLTDLDENLNYEADIKSTISKRFPNVTMVSNSYDIVVQARYISQMICSGVISAMAFFVLLIAIVVIVSNIVNYIQVNVKNLGALKAVGYTSRQLIGSLMFQFLGLALLTAIVGSALSYCVFPAINSMMIAQTGIPYAVRFLPLPVVISLVILCGTVALAVWLASRRIKKIEPIVALRAGVQTHNFKRNHVPLEKTKAPLNLALALKTTLSGIKHNITVCITMLVLSLVVVFSGVMVQNMIADMTPFLNLIVGETADSCISVNVAAEDEFLREMDADARVEKAYLYTSINVTHTGGAELLTTLCDDFSRVNNPNVIYKGRFPKFDNEIAVGAKYCKEHGLEVGDEIEITANGNKEKYLISGLTQVTNYLGRDGLMTRQGYERLGNITDVTYYLNVADGTDIDEFNAEMKERFAESVNTTINVEETIEAAASVYVSLMTMIVIAILVLSAIIIAFVLYLLVRTMLNNKKRDYGILKSLGFTTKQLILQTALSFMPAIIISTVVGLIISGLTVNPLLSLFFGSLGIIKCNFAVPIGFISIAGIGLILLSFGIACLLSLKVKKIAPRNLLVGE, encoded by the coding sequence ATGAGAAAGTCGTTTCTTATAGCGCGCTCCAATATGCGCAGGGCTAAGGGGCAGACCGCGGCTATCGTCGTGCTGATTTTGCTTGCGGCTATGCTGCTTAATCTTTGGCTTATGCTGTCTATGGACTATCGTGCCAACTTCGACAGATACCACGATAAGCTGAACGCCCAGCACGTGACGGTGACGGTGGGCGACAGCGACGGCGCAGTGCGCGAATTTTTATCGGCAACGCTCGATAACGACGACCGAGTGACGGAGTACGGCTTGGAAAGCTGTATGCACATGACCGCTACGTTTTCTTATAACGGCGGGGAGATGAACAGCTGGTTCGTGTTTTTGGATAAAGACAGGGCGCTGACGCGTTCCGTCGGCAGAGCCGAAATCGTGGAAGACGGGAATTATTCGAGCGGCGCTTACTTTCCGATGATTTATAAATCGAACGATATTGCGGTCGGCAAGACGGTCGAAATATTTATAGGCAGCCACGCGGTCGAATATAACGTTTGCGGGTTTTTCAACAGCGTAATGGAGGGGTCGCACAACTGCGGCTTGACCGAGCTTATTCTCACGCAAGATAAATACGCGGAGCTGGAATCGCTCGGCTATGCGCCGAAATCGGTATTGTGCGCGGTGCGCTTGACCGATTTGGACGAAAACCTGAATTACGAAGCGGATATTAAGAGCACGATTTCCAAACGCTTCCCCAACGTTACGATGGTAAGCAACAGCTACGATATAGTAGTGCAGGCGCGATATATTTCGCAGATGATTTGCTCGGGCGTTATAAGCGCAATGGCGTTCTTCGTGCTATTGATAGCTATTGTCGTAATAGTATCGAATATCGTCAATTATATTCAGGTCAACGTTAAAAACCTCGGCGCGCTGAAAGCGGTGGGCTACACCTCGCGGCAGCTAATCGGCTCGCTCATGTTTCAATTTTTAGGCTTGGCGTTGCTGACGGCAATAGTCGGCAGCGCGCTCTCGTACTGCGTATTCCCCGCGATCAATTCGATGATGATAGCGCAAACGGGAATACCGTACGCCGTTCGCTTCCTGCCGCTTCCCGTGGTTATTTCGCTTGTGATTTTGTGCGGAACGGTCGCGCTCGCCGTGTGGCTTGCCTCGCGCAGAATAAAGAAAATCGAGCCCATCGTCGCATTGCGCGCGGGCGTGCAAACGCATAACTTCAAGCGCAACCACGTGCCGCTCGAAAAGACGAAAGCGCCCTTAAATCTCGCGCTTGCGCTTAAAACCACGCTTTCTGGCATAAAGCATAATATAACCGTTTGCATAACCATGCTCGTGCTGTCGCTCGTCGTCGTTTTCTCGGGGGTCATGGTGCAGAATATGATAGCCGACATGACGCCGTTTTTGAACCTTATCGTGGGCGAAACGGCGGACAGCTGTATAAGCGTGAACGTAGCCGCCGAGGACGAGTTTTTGCGGGAAATGGACGCCGACGCGCGCGTGGAAAAAGCTTACTTGTACACGTCCATCAACGTTACGCATACGGGCGGCGCGGAGCTTTTAACTACGCTTTGCGACGATTTTTCAAGGGTCAATAACCCTAACGTTATATATAAGGGCAGGTTTCCCAAGTTCGATAACGAGATCGCCGTCGGTGCAAAATACTGCAAAGAACACGGTTTGGAAGTGGGCGATGAAATCGAGATCACGGCAAACGGCAATAAGGAGAAATATCTTATAAGCGGGCTTACTCAGGTAACCAATTACTTGGGGCGCGACGGGCTTATGACTCGGCAGGGCTACGAGCGGCTGGGAAATATTACCGACGTCACGTATTATTTAAACGTTGCGGACGGCACCGATATAGACGAGTTCAATGCGGAAATGAAAGAACGGTTCGCGGAAAGCGTGAATACGACGATAAACGTGGAAGAAACGATCGAAGCCGCCGCATCCGTTTACGTGTCGCTCATGACGATGATAGTTATAGCCATACTCGTGCTTTCGGCGATCATCATAGCGTTCGTGCTGTATCTGTTGGTTCGCACAATGCTCAATAATAAAAAGCGCGATTACGGAATTTTGAAGTCGTTGGGCTTTACAACGAAGCAGCTTATTTTGCAAACGGCTCTGTCGTTCATGCCGGCTATCATTATATCGACGGTGGTGGGGCTGATAATTAGCGGACTTACCGTAAACCCGCTTTTGAGCCTGTTTTTCGGTAGCCTCGGTATAATAAAATGTAATTTTGCCGTGCCTATCGGGTTTATCTCTATCGCGGGAATCGGGCTAATCCTTTTGTCGTTCGGCATAGCGTGTCTGCTATCGCTCAAAGTCAAAAAGATCGCGCCGCGAAACTTGCTCGTAGGCGAATAA
- a CDS encoding response regulator transcription factor has protein sequence MKYNCLIVDDEKVLADSTAEYFNLFGVNTVAVYGADECRRFFDTNTTELILLDINLGDGSGFDLCKQLRETTNIPILFISARTSDDDKIVALNIGGDDYVQKPYSLGVLLAKVKAVLKRYGRGIATEYSDGYLTVDFEAKQVGVNGKPVKLTTLEFKLLAYLMANEGRVISKKELFEKVWEDKFTGDGTLNVHIRRLREAIEISPNAPKYIVTVWGDGYKFNGGSR, from the coding sequence ATGAAATATAACTGCCTTATCGTGGATGACGAAAAAGTGCTTGCGGACAGCACAGCCGAGTACTTCAATCTGTTCGGGGTGAATACGGTTGCCGTTTACGGCGCGGACGAGTGCCGCAGGTTTTTCGATACGAACACGACCGAGCTCATACTTCTCGACATTAATCTCGGCGACGGGAGCGGGTTCGATCTATGCAAGCAATTGCGGGAAACGACGAACATTCCCATACTGTTCATTTCGGCGCGGACGAGCGACGACGATAAGATAGTCGCGCTCAATATCGGCGGCGACGATTACGTGCAAAAGCCGTACTCGCTCGGCGTACTTCTCGCCAAGGTGAAAGCCGTATTAAAGCGTTACGGGCGGGGCATTGCCACAGAGTATTCAGACGGATATTTGACCGTCGATTTCGAGGCGAAACAGGTTGGCGTAAACGGCAAGCCCGTAAAGCTTACCACGCTAGAATTTAAATTGCTCGCGTACCTTATGGCGAACGAGGGCAGGGTGATATCCAAAAAGGAGCTTTTCGAAAAGGTTTGGGAGGATAAGTTCACGGGCGACGGAACGCTCAACGTGCATATTCGCAGGCTGCGCGAGGCGATAGAGATCTCGCCAAACGCGCCTAAGTATATCGTTACCGTTTGGGGCGACGGCTATAAATTCAACGGAGGCAGTCGATGA
- a CDS encoding transglutaminase domain-containing protein has translation MERYLISTPMLDYNAQALTDLIGAHEWNDLDEYGKIGAIYDFVQNEIVLGYNKYDNLTAAQVLKDGYGQCNTKATLLMALLRAVGIPCRLHGSKVTKVFQRSLMPKIMARLAPPYIVHTWAEVFYNGEWLSLEGVITDKAYISGLQKMFPEHSGKFFDYAVAVKDFGDLQIDFKGDNTTVQQQAVVEDLGVFDTPDEFYSEYAQEYRGAKKFLYENIGRKIMTNKVAKIRRYGIKKA, from the coding sequence ATGGAAAGGTATTTGATTAGCACGCCAATGCTCGATTATAACGCACAGGCGCTCACCGACTTAATAGGCGCGCACGAGTGGAACGATTTGGACGAGTACGGCAAGATCGGCGCGATCTACGATTTCGTTCAAAACGAGATAGTGCTTGGCTACAACAAGTACGACAATTTGACCGCTGCGCAGGTATTAAAGGACGGCTACGGACAATGCAACACGAAAGCGACTTTGCTAATGGCGTTGCTTCGCGCCGTGGGTATTCCTTGTCGTTTGCACGGCAGCAAGGTCACAAAGGTTTTTCAGCGCAGTCTTATGCCTAAGATCATGGCAAGGCTTGCTCCGCCGTATATCGTCCATACTTGGGCGGAAGTGTTTTACAACGGCGAATGGTTGAGTTTGGAGGGCGTGATAACCGATAAAGCGTATATTTCGGGCTTGCAAAAAATGTTCCCCGAACACAGTGGGAAATTCTTCGATTACGCCGTAGCCGTTAAAGATTTCGGAGATTTACAAATCGATTTTAAAGGTGATAATACGACGGTACAACAGCAGGCGGTTGTAGAAGATTTAGGCGTGTTCGATACTCCCGACGAGTTCTATTCTGAATACGCGCAAGAATACCGCGGCGCGAAAAAGTTCTTATACGAGAATATCGGCAGAAAAATCATGACGAACAAGGTTGCGAAAATTCGGCGTTACGGCATAAAAAAGGCGTAA
- a CDS encoding GNAT family N-acetyltransferase encodes MDKGTQTIETERLILRKFKLADAQNTYDNYRSKEIVTKYVSWSHNTSVEDTKSYLADFVLPEYDKENTYRWAIVWKENNEVIGCIDVCETNERKRCAELGWCIGDEYWGRGIMPEAAKSVVEYLFSVGYERIQATHHVENKKSGRVMEKIGMQYEGILKKGSMYKNNVLVDCCLWAIVKP; translated from the coding sequence ATGGACAAAGGCACGCAGACGATAGAAACCGAAAGATTGATTTTGAGAAAGTTCAAGCTTGCGGACGCGCAAAATACGTACGATAATTATCGCAGTAAAGAGATAGTAACGAAATATGTGTCTTGGTCGCACAATACTAGCGTCGAAGACACAAAAAGCTATCTTGCCGATTTCGTTCTGCCCGAGTACGATAAAGAAAATACTTACCGCTGGGCGATCGTGTGGAAGGAGAATAACGAGGTCATAGGCTGTATCGACGTTTGCGAAACCAACGAGCGAAAACGTTGCGCAGAGCTCGGGTGGTGTATAGGCGACGAGTATTGGGGTAGGGGCATTATGCCCGAAGCGGCGAAAAGCGTAGTAGAGTATCTGTTTTCCGTCGGCTATGAAAGAATACAGGCGACGCACCACGTTGAAAACAAAAAGAGCGGCAGAGTCATGGAAAAGATAGGTATGCAATACGAGGGCATACTCAAAAAAGGCAGTATGTACAAGAATAACGTTTTGGTCGATTGCTGTTTGTGGGCGATCGTAAAACCGTAA
- a CDS encoding cysteine hydrolase, translating into MKNTALVVIDLQNDITKNYKEIIGNVNAAIDWAVANDIHVVYIKHNNISAGTRTFKPDTRGAELVPDLKIVSENIFVKSKGNALTSEGFAAFINKNGIKEFYVTGADAVACVKSTCYNMAKNGYTVHVLSNCITSYDKKKIPEMLDYYERNGCSVETLG; encoded by the coding sequence ATGAAAAACACTGCGTTGGTTGTGATCGATCTTCAAAACGACATTACGAAAAACTACAAAGAAATTATCGGTAACGTAAACGCCGCTATCGATTGGGCGGTAGCTAACGATATTCACGTGGTTTATATTAAGCATAATAACATATCGGCGGGCACCCGTACGTTCAAGCCCGACACTCGCGGCGCAGAGCTAGTTCCCGACTTGAAAATCGTGTCCGAAAATATATTCGTAAAAAGCAAGGGCAACGCATTGACGAGCGAAGGATTTGCCGCTTTTATAAACAAGAACGGCATTAAAGAATTTTACGTTACGGGCGCCGACGCTGTTGCTTGCGTAAAATCGACTTGCTATAATATGGCAAAGAACGGCTATACCGTTCACGTTCTTTCCAACTGTATTACAAGCTACGACAAAAAGAAAATTCCAGAAATGCTGGACTACTACGAGCGCAACGGCTGCTCCGTCGAAACATTAGGCTAG
- a CDS encoding zinc ribbon domain-containing protein, translating into MTCREIRTIICRFFALVAVVVVAALLWPLYFVFTEKAYADGSTDHDAVFGANHANATPLSAAVEELPSGNYYLTDDFTLPKSIELFQNESVKLCLHGHTISVSGRYAFEIYSGSTLDLYDCGGADNCGTITDKGMRVYGGTLNMYGGAITEVAGNYGSGGAVTVGNGGTFNMYDGAITKSRASGNGGGGVYVAYGGTFNMYGGTITENSVTAKSGAGVLVGDNSGKFAMYGGSITNNVINYGTDAESETVKLFYCGAGVYVNGGQFSVEGNAVISGNMRGPEGSRTANNLELLRNANNEGKINITGELGDDASIYVTMSTGDLTNGYYNGGNRSEPNTHFHSDDGLYIDYSLSRKECALVNAPDSREFVFDSAEIIDTATAEVGDTSVTFTVEVTVKNVADSSTEKFVETVTVDISESPLVFGRNPVEFEYEYNGKRGVHLEPMSSEVIPTKKMAIIEWVCSDPSSTPEPFTNSAVRRNYDGVNIVDKIAACFEGYDGEQKEINGLSGDMIVKNSAGNVVNSTAEKGEYTFSLAPSDYYNFYNNVFTLRVVGSADDGYYQMQDARVVGIKDSPTAGDRSVTVIVERQLKHTKDLPDVIDRESYLVMLSTPLHGGDNDIEFDYAYRDLGGEVQKKHLSVTVTAAKKKVTVTWYFNDKVAADSSADHVYDGVDASDKIVAVFDGINGNKQRVDGTSALMLKKDKDGNTVTSLREVGEYVLALADSGDYEFDNNSFAYNVAEDLADITDLVYIENGKTILGVSCDEGFENGAELVVERASLNPDVVDGVINTALNVKIVKDSAVITPSGVVAVHALIPDALRNGTVYKIYNLKNGEATELQYTTEGNFAIFETDELTCILFVTAKTETSDGSGDGTNTGTGTGTNTGTGADPDNGDSDLMWLWILLAIIVVVIVVIIAVIYSTKRSKKSAAASEAVTLVEQSEPEQKDGKVCHECGRINAEHAMFCGRCGKKLDSAESAPVEPAQQSELEQKEGKVCSGCGRINSENAKFCGKCGKKLD; encoded by the coding sequence GTGACTTGTCGTGAAATAAGAACGATAATTTGTCGTTTTTTTGCGTTGGTTGCTGTCGTTGTTGTTGCGGCGTTGTTGTGGCCGCTTTATTTTGTTTTTACCGAAAAGGCGTATGCGGATGGATCGACCGATCACGACGCCGTTTTCGGTGCGAACCATGCGAATGCTACGCCTCTTTCTGCGGCGGTTGAAGAATTGCCGTCCGGTAATTATTATTTGACGGATGACTTCACGCTACCCAAATCGATAGAGCTTTTTCAAAACGAAAGCGTTAAGCTATGTCTTCACGGGCATACTATTTCCGTTTCGGGAAGGTACGCCTTCGAGATATACAGCGGTTCAACGCTCGACCTTTACGATTGCGGCGGTGCGGATAATTGCGGAACGATAACCGACAAGGGCATGCGCGTGTACGGCGGCACGCTCAATATGTACGGCGGCGCAATAACCGAGGTCGCGGGAAACTATGGCAGCGGCGGCGCGGTGACGGTGGGCAACGGCGGCACGTTCAATATGTACGACGGCGCTATAACCAAAAGTCGGGCGAGCGGCAACGGCGGCGGCGGTGTGTACGTCGCTTACGGCGGCACGTTCAATATGTACGGCGGAACGATAACCGAAAACAGCGTTACCGCGAAGAGCGGCGCGGGCGTTCTCGTCGGCGACAACAGCGGTAAGTTCGCCATGTACGGCGGGAGCATAACGAATAACGTTATAAATTACGGCACGGACGCGGAAAGCGAAACCGTTAAGCTGTTCTACTGCGGCGCGGGCGTTTACGTGAACGGCGGGCAGTTCTCGGTGGAGGGTAACGCCGTTATCAGCGGAAACATGCGAGGTCCCGAGGGTTCGCGAACGGCGAACAATTTGGAGCTTCTTCGAAACGCCAATAACGAAGGCAAGATAAATATTACTGGCGAGCTCGGCGACGACGCTTCGATTTACGTGACTATGAGTACGGGCGACCTTACCAATGGTTATTACAATGGGGGCAACCGTAGCGAGCCCAATACGCATTTTCATTCCGACGATGGCTTGTATATAGACTACAGTCTATCTCGGAAGGAGTGCGCCTTAGTGAACGCGCCCGATTCAAGAGAATTCGTCTTCGACTCCGCCGAGATAATCGATACGGCGACGGCGGAGGTGGGCGATACTTCGGTAACATTTACCGTAGAAGTCACCGTTAAAAACGTCGCCGACTCGTCGACCGAAAAGTTCGTTGAGACCGTTACGGTTGACATCAGCGAATCGCCGTTGGTTTTCGGAAGAAATCCCGTTGAGTTCGAGTACGAGTATAACGGCAAGCGCGGAGTGCATTTAGAGCCGATGTCGAGCGAAGTCATTCCGACGAAAAAGATGGCGATAATCGAGTGGGTTTGCTCGGATCCGTCCTCTACTCCGGAACCATTCACTAATAGCGCGGTAAGGCGTAATTACGACGGCGTTAATATCGTCGACAAGATCGCGGCGTGCTTCGAAGGTTACGACGGCGAGCAAAAAGAAATAAACGGTTTGTCGGGCGACATGATCGTCAAGAACTCGGCAGGGAACGTCGTTAATTCGACGGCGGAAAAGGGCGAATATACGTTTAGTCTTGCGCCGTCCGATTACTATAATTTTTACAATAACGTTTTTACTTTGAGGGTAGTCGGGAGCGCGGACGATGGGTATTACCAAATGCAGGACGCGCGCGTTGTCGGCATTAAGGATTCTCCGACGGCGGGCGATAGGTCGGTTACGGTGATCGTCGAAAGACAGCTCAAACATACCAAGGATCTACCCGACGTGATCGACAGAGAAAGTTACCTTGTCATGCTCTCGACGCCTCTTCACGGCGGGGATAACGATATCGAATTCGATTACGCGTACCGAGATCTGGGCGGCGAGGTGCAGAAAAAGCATCTGTCCGTTACTGTGACAGCCGCCAAAAAGAAAGTGACCGTCACGTGGTATTTCAATGACAAGGTCGCAGCCGACAGCTCCGCCGATCACGTATACGACGGCGTGGACGCGAGCGATAAAATAGTCGCGGTGTTCGACGGCATAAACGGGAACAAACAGCGAGTCGACGGAACTTCCGCGCTCATGCTTAAAAAGGACAAGGACGGGAACACTGTTACCTCTTTGCGCGAAGTGGGCGAATACGTTCTCGCGCTTGCCGATTCGGGTGATTATGAGTTCGATAATAATTCGTTTGCGTATAACGTTGCGGAAGACCTCGCCGACATAACCGATTTGGTTTATATAGAGAACGGAAAAACCATTTTGGGCGTGTCGTGTGACGAGGGCTTCGAAAATGGCGCCGAGCTCGTTGTCGAAAGAGCGAGCCTTAACCCGGACGTGGTCGACGGCGTTATTAACACCGCGCTGAACGTAAAGATAGTCAAGGACTCCGCCGTGATCACTCCGTCGGGCGTCGTTGCGGTGCACGCGCTTATTCCCGACGCGCTGCGTAACGGAACGGTGTACAAAATTTATAACCTGAAAAACGGCGAGGCGACCGAACTGCAATATACCACGGAAGGCAATTTCGCTATATTCGAAACGGACGAACTTACCTGTATTCTTTTCGTTACCGCCAAAACGGAGACGAGCGACGGTTCGGGCGACGGCACGAACACGGGTACGGGAACGGGAACGAATACGGGCACGGGTGCGGATCCCGATAACGGCGATAGCGATCTCATGTGGCTATGGATATTATTGGCGATAATAGTGGTTGTCATCGTGGTTATAATCGCGGTCATTTATTCGACAAAGCGTAGCAAAAAATCTGCTGCGGCAAGCGAAGCCGTTACGCTTGTCGAACAGTCCGAGCCTGAGCAAAAAGACGGCAAAGTTTGTCACGAGTGCGGACGGATAAACGCCGAACACGCGATGTTCTGCGGACGCTGCGGAAAGAAATTGGATAGTGCGGAAAGCGCACCCGTCGAGCCTGCGCAACAATCCGAACTCGAACAAAAGGAAGGCAAAGTTTGTTCGGGTTGTGGGCGGATAAATTCCGAAAACGCGAAGTTTTGCGGAAAATGCGGAAAAAAATTGGATTAA
- a CDS encoding tryptophan-rich sensory protein produces the protein MERNQTQKIVISFIVIISVALLGTVFVRLGMDWFNSLDKPEQWVPNIVIPIVWTVIYSAFAVINFLWIKKDGIPISTVYLMIINAVLNVLWCLIFFTLKQLLIGNIAIVLNLIAGFALIVDILKTKKIYGYILSIYPIWLSIATTLNLALWILN, from the coding sequence ATGGAAAGAAATCAAACCCAAAAAATAGTTATATCGTTTATCGTAATAATATCCGTTGCGCTTTTGGGAACGGTTTTCGTAAGGCTCGGAATGGATTGGTTCAACTCGTTGGACAAGCCCGAGCAATGGGTGCCCAATATCGTTATCCCGATCGTATGGACGGTTATATATTCGGCTTTTGCGGTCATCAATTTTTTATGGATAAAAAAAGACGGCATACCGATTTCTACCGTCTATTTAATGATTATCAACGCAGTGCTGAACGTTTTGTGGTGTTTGATATTCTTCACGCTTAAACAATTGTTAATAGGGAATATAGCTATTGTGCTCAACCTGATCGCAGGGTTTGCTTTGATCGTCGATATTCTTAAAACCAAAAAAATTTACGGATATATTTTAAGCATCTACCCGATTTGGCTCAGTATCGCGACGACGCTCAATTTAGCGTTGTGGATATTAAATTAA
- a CDS encoding ABC transporter ATP-binding protein, whose product MDRQILLKTENLSKTFSNGGLQQHVLKNIDLELYRGDFTVIMGASGAGKSTLLYALSGMDTPSLGKITFGDKVISNLSQDGLAVFRRDHCGFVFQQIYLIDGMSVMDNVLSAGLLVNKDKKALVAKAKELFAAVDISEETQKKFPTQISGGEAQRVGIVRSLINEPEILFADEPTGALNSQTGLDVLDTLTKFNERGQSVVMVTHDMRSARRGNRILYLKDGAILGECDLGKYAHGDTARHEKLSVFLKDMGW is encoded by the coding sequence ATGGACAGACAAATACTGCTCAAAACCGAAAACCTGAGCAAGACTTTCTCTAACGGGGGCTTGCAACAGCACGTTCTTAAAAATATCGACTTGGAGCTTTACCGCGGCGACTTTACCGTTATCATGGGCGCGAGCGGCGCGGGCAAGTCCACGCTTTTGTACGCGCTTTCGGGCATGGACACGCCCAGCCTCGGCAAGATCACTTTCGGGGATAAGGTCATATCGAATTTGTCGCAGGACGGGCTTGCGGTGTTCCGCCGCGATCACTGCGGGTTCGTGTTCCAGCAAATTTATCTCATCGACGGTATGTCGGTCATGGACAACGTGCTGTCCGCAGGGCTGCTCGTAAACAAGGATAAAAAGGCGCTCGTGGCAAAAGCCAAAGAGCTGTTCGCGGCGGTCGATATATCCGAAGAAACGCAAAAGAAATTTCCCACGCAAATATCGGGCGGCGAAGCGCAACGCGTGGGGATAGTGCGCTCGCTTATCAACGAGCCCGAAATCCTGTTCGCCGACGAGCCGACGGGCGCGCTCAACTCGCAGACCGGATTGGACGTTCTCGACACGCTAACTAAGTTCAACGAGCGTGGGCAGAGTGTCGTTATGGTAACGCACGATATGCGCTCGGCGCGGCGCGGCAACCGTATTCTGTACTTAAAGGACGGCGCGATCTTGGGCGAGTGCGATCTCGGCAAGTACGCGCACGGCGATACCGCAAGGCACGAAAAACTTTCCGTATTTTTGAAAGATATGGGGTGGTGA